ATCCGGTTGTTCTGCAACGGCGTGCCCACCGTAACCGGTTTGCCAAGATCGTCGGCGCGCAGCACACCCAGAATATTGATGTCGCTGATCTCGGTCAGGCCATAGATGTTGACGACCTGGACCTGCGGCCCAAGCTGGCCGCAGACGGATTGCAGGAGCCGCTGCTCGATCTTCTCGCCGCCGATCAGCAGGTAGCGCAGCGCGTTGGGCGGCTGCTCCGGCGCGACCTCGTTCAACACCGTCTGCATGTAGGAGGGCACCGCGTCGAGCAGATGCACCTGCTGCTCGTGCAGGTAGCGCAGCAGGGCGCGGCTGTCGAACTTGACCGCATCGGGGATGATGTGCAGCGTGCGGCCAAAAAAGAGCGTCGGGAAGATCTGGTTGACCGAGATGTCGAAGCTGATCGAGGTGATCAGGCCGGTCGTTTGGACGGCGGGATCGGCGAAGTAGGCGCGCAGACCGAAGACCAGATTGATCAAGCCGCGCTGCGTGACCATCACGCCCTTTGGTTTGCCGGTCGAGCCGGAGGTGAAGATCAGGTAGGCCAGGTGCTCCGGCAGCGCCGTGCGCGCCGGATTCGATGTTGGTTGCTCGGACAGCAGCGGCCAATCGGCATCCAGGCGGAAGACCCGCGCCTGATGCTCCGGTAAGCGCTCGACCAGCGCAGCCTGGGTCAGGAGCACCGGCGCGCGGCTGTGCGACAGCATGTACTGAAGCCGCTCGGCAGGATAGGTGGGATCGAGCGGCAGGTACGCGCCGCCGGCCTTGAGGATCGCCAGCATGCCGACGATCATCTCCAGACTCCGCTCGACACACAGCGCGACGAGCACATCCGGCCCGACGCCCTGCGCCCGCAGATAGTGCGCAAGCTGATTCGCCCGCGTGTTCAGCTCCGCGTAGCTCAGCGCTTGCCCATCGAAGACGATCGCGCGAGTGTGGGGCGTGCGCGCGGCCTGCGCCTCAAAGAGTTGATGCACGGCGGCGTCGCGCGGATACTCCGCCTCGGAGCGGTTCCAGTCGATCAACATCTGCTGGCGCTCGGCCTCGGTCAGCAGCGGCAGCTCGGCGATCCGCTCGTCGGGGTTGGCGACGAGCGCTGCCAGCAGCGTGTGGAAATGGCCCATTATGCGCGTAATCGTCTCGGCGGCGAAGAGGTCGGCATTGTATTGCGACCGTATCCGCAGGCCCTGGGGCGTTTCCACGATCGACAGCGCGAGATCCTGCGCGGCGGTGACATGCTCGGTTTCCATCAGCTCGATCGTGAGCGGCGGAACGCTGAGCGCGGGCCGTGGCGTGTTTTGGAGCACAAAAAAGACCTGAGTGAGCGGCCTGGTGCTCAGATCGCGCTCTGGCTGAAGCACCTCGACCAGCTTCTCGAACGGTAGGTCTTGATGCGCATAGGCGGCGAGCGTCGTCTCGCGCACCTGCCGCAGCGTATCGCGAAACGTGGGATTCCCGGCCAGATTCGCCCGCAGCACCAGCGTATTGACGAAAAAGCCGATCAGCGGCTCGACCTCGGCCCGATTCCGGCTGGCGATGGCCGATCCGACCGCGATGTCGTTCTGGCCCGTGTAGCGCTGGAGCAACACCTGAAGCGCGGTCAGTAGTGTCTGAAAGAGGGTCGCGCCTTCTCGCTGGCTCAGGGCCTTGAGCGCGTCCATCAGCGAAGGCGGCAGCAGATGGATCTGACGAGCCCCCGTGATGGTCTGGATCGCGGTGCGCGGATAGTCCGTCGGCAGCAGCAGCTTGGGCAGATCGGCAAGCTGGCGCTTCCAGTAGTCTAGATGTACGGCCAGCGCCTTATCCCGTAGTCGCTGGCGCTGCCAGACGGCGAAGTCGGCATACTGGATTGGGAGCGGAGCCAGCGGTGAGGGCCGACCCTGGCTGAAGGCCGCGTAGAGCGACGTTAGCTCCCGCACCAGCACGCCCTGCGACCAGCCATCGGCGATGATGTGGTGCAGCACCACGATCAGCCGATGATCCTGCGCTCCGAGGCGCAGCAGCCGCGCCCGCAGCAGCGGGCCGCATGCCAGATCGAAGGGGCGGCGCGCCTCGTCCAGCATCCAGCGCTGGATCGCTGCCTCGCGCTCACGAAGCTCGACGCCGGTAAGGTCGCTGATCGGGAGCGTCAGCGTGAGCGTCGGCGCAACCACCTGAAGCGGCTGCTCGTCCGCCGCCCCCTGGATGAAGGTCGTGCGCAGGGTTTCATGGCGCTGCACAACGACGTTGAGCGCCTGGGATAGCGCCGCCGCATCGAGCGGACCCGTGAGACGCAGCGCCGAGAGCAGGTTGTAGGTTGCGCTTCCCGGCTGGAGCTGATCGATAAACCACAGCCGCTGCTGCGCGAACGAGAGCGGGAAGCTGTTGACACCGCTGGTGCGTGGAAGCTGTGGGATACGAGCCTGATCCTCGCGGGTCTGCTGGCGGTATAAGAGTTCGAGCAGCTTCCGTCGTTCGGGTGAAAGGTCTGCAATTCGGTGCTGAAGATCGCTCATGGGTTCTCCTCAGGCCTTGACGTGATGGGGAGTGCGGGCAGGCACCGCCGCGCTTGCAGCTTGGAGCAGTGTCATCCAGAATCTTGATCGGACCCTGCCTGTTATCCAGGTGACATCATGGAGCGAGCAGATCGATGTGCTCGATCGTGGGCGGATCGCGGTATTGCGCGACCATCCGGCAACGGACGGGC
This genomic window from Herpetosiphonaceae bacterium contains:
- a CDS encoding condensation domain-containing protein, which produces MSDLQHRIADLSPERRKLLELLYRQQTREDQARIPQLPRTSGVNSFPLSFAQQRLWFIDQLQPGSATYNLLSALRLTGPLDAAALSQALNVVVQRHETLRTTFIQGAADEQPLQVVAPTLTLTLPISDLTGVELREREAAIQRWMLDEARRPFDLACGPLLRARLLRLGAQDHRLIVVLHHIIADGWSQGVLVRELTSLYAAFSQGRPSPLAPLPIQYADFAVWQRQRLRDKALAVHLDYWKRQLADLPKLLLPTDYPRTAIQTITGARQIHLLPPSLMDALKALSQREGATLFQTLLTALQVLLQRYTGQNDIAVGSAIASRNRAEVEPLIGFFVNTLVLRANLAGNPTFRDTLRQVRETTLAAYAHQDLPFEKLVEVLQPERDLSTRPLTQVFFVLQNTPRPALSVPPLTIELMETEHVTAAQDLALSIVETPQGLRIRSQYNADLFAAETITRIMGHFHTLLAALVANPDERIAELPLLTEAERQQMLIDWNRSEAEYPRDAAVHQLFEAQAARTPHTRAIVFDGQALSYAELNTRANQLAHYLRAQGVGPDVLVALCVERSLEMIVGMLAILKAGGAYLPLDPTYPAERLQYMLSHSRAPVLLTQAALVERLPEHQARVFRLDADWPLLSEQPTSNPARTALPEHLAYLIFTSGSTGKPKGVMVTQRGLINLVFGLRAYFADPAVQTTGLITSISFDISVNQIFPTLFFGRTLHIIPDAVKFDSRALLRYLHEQQVHLLDAVPSYMQTVLNEVAPEQPPNALRYLLIGGEKIEQRLLQSVCGQLGPQVQVVNIYGLTEISDINILGVLRADDLGKPVTVGTPLQNNR